One genomic window of Dysgonomonas mossii includes the following:
- a CDS encoding linear amide C-N hydrolase gives MKKFGIVLSFILALQFGRIDACTRVVYQGPNNTILTARSMDWKEDSRSNLWIFPRGMERSGEVGKNPMKWTSKYGSVIASAYDICSTDGMNEKGLVANLLWLAESSYPNWDGKKPALSIAAWVQYMLDNFGTVGEAVTAMEKRDFEVISDMMHDGSRMATLHLSISDATGDNAIFEYINGELKIHHDRSYQVMTNSPVFDQQLALNDYWKNIGGLTFLPGTNRAADRFVRASYYINTIPQTDDTRIAVASVFSVIRNASVPYGITTPNEPNISSTRWRTVADQKNKVYYFESTLYPNVVWVDFKDINFSEKAPVKMLDLVNGNSYSGNTIKDFIDAKPFKFQGIDN, from the coding sequence ATGAAAAAGTTTGGTATTGTTCTTAGCTTCATTCTTGCGCTTCAGTTTGGCAGAATAGATGCTTGTACACGAGTTGTTTATCAAGGGCCAAACAACACGATCCTCACAGCCCGTTCTATGGACTGGAAAGAGGACAGCCGTAGCAACCTTTGGATATTCCCAAGAGGAATGGAACGTAGTGGCGAAGTGGGCAAAAATCCTATGAAATGGACTTCAAAGTACGGCAGTGTTATAGCCTCTGCCTATGATATCTGTAGCACCGATGGTATGAATGAGAAAGGGCTGGTAGCCAATCTTCTTTGGTTAGCGGAATCTTCGTATCCGAATTGGGATGGCAAGAAACCCGCATTGTCAATCGCCGCTTGGGTGCAATATATGCTCGACAACTTTGGAACAGTAGGCGAAGCGGTTACAGCAATGGAGAAGAGAGATTTCGAAGTCATATCCGACATGATGCATGATGGTTCCCGTATGGCTACTTTACACTTATCTATATCCGATGCCACAGGCGATAATGCTATATTTGAGTATATCAACGGAGAATTGAAAATACACCACGACAGATCATATCAGGTAATGACCAATTCGCCTGTTTTCGATCAGCAATTGGCATTAAACGATTATTGGAAAAATATTGGAGGACTAACATTCCTTCCCGGCACAAACCGTGCAGCAGACCGTTTTGTAAGAGCATCTTATTATATTAACACCATTCCTCAAACAGACGATACACGTATCGCTGTAGCCAGTGTGTTTAGTGTTATTCGCAATGCTTCTGTTCCTTATGGTATAACTACACCAAATGAGCCGAATATTTCTTCTACAAGATGGAGAACAGTTGCGGATCAGAAGAACAAAGTGTATTATTTCGAATCGACACTATATCCGAATGTAGTTTGGGTTGATTTCAAAGACATAAATTTTTCGGAAAAAGCTCCGGTAAAGATGCTTGATTTGGTAAACGGAAATTCCTATTCAGGAAACACAATCAAAGACTTTATAGATGCCAAGCCTTTCAAATTCCAAGGAATAGACAATTAA
- a CDS encoding dihydroorotase — protein sequence MILIHKATIINEGTSFVGSVLIEKDIISEIYRSEEVPETILNKATVIDAKDLWLLPGVIDDQVHFREPGLTHKGDIASESRAAIAGGVTSFMEMPNTNPQTTTIELLEQKFEIGAQKSYANYSFYMGATNDNLAELKKVNQKEVCGVKVFMGSSTGNMLVDDKKVLQAIFAEIDMLIATHCEKEEIIRENLAKYKAEFGGDIPIQYHPLIRSAEACYRSSAEAVELADKYQTRLHILHLSTEKEISLFDIKPLTEKKITGEVCVHHLWFSDEDYSKYGTRIKWNPSVKTRQDRGALMQGLLKGKLDVIATDHAPHLIEEKVGGASKAASGGPLVQHSLQMMLELSKKGKISKEQVVNKMCHAPAVMFQIHKRGYIRKGYFADLVLVNPNKPYTITKDNILYKCKWAPLEGETMSTTIEKTFLNGKIAFENGAVNEVRGEMLKFDR from the coding sequence ATGATACTAATACATAAAGCCACCATTATCAACGAAGGAACTTCATTTGTAGGCTCCGTATTGATAGAAAAAGACATTATATCTGAAATATATAGATCGGAAGAAGTTCCTGAAACAATTCTCAACAAAGCAACAGTAATAGATGCCAAAGATTTATGGTTGCTTCCGGGAGTAATAGACGATCAGGTGCACTTTCGTGAGCCGGGACTAACTCACAAGGGAGATATTGCGAGCGAAAGCCGTGCTGCGATAGCAGGTGGAGTAACGTCCTTTATGGAAATGCCAAACACAAACCCGCAAACGACAACCATAGAATTACTGGAACAAAAGTTTGAGATAGGCGCACAAAAGTCCTACGCAAACTACTCCTTCTATATGGGTGCTACAAACGACAACCTCGCCGAACTAAAGAAGGTAAACCAAAAAGAAGTATGTGGAGTAAAAGTCTTTATGGGATCGTCAACCGGCAATATGCTTGTAGATGACAAGAAAGTATTGCAAGCTATTTTTGCCGAAATAGACATGCTCATTGCTACACACTGCGAAAAAGAAGAGATCATCAGAGAAAATCTGGCAAAATATAAAGCAGAATTCGGTGGAGATATACCAATTCAGTACCACCCGCTCATACGTAGCGCAGAGGCATGCTATCGCTCTTCTGCCGAAGCTGTCGAACTAGCGGATAAGTATCAGACCCGCCTGCACATTCTTCACCTTTCTACCGAGAAAGAAATCAGCTTGTTTGATATTAAACCGCTTACAGAGAAAAAAATAACCGGAGAAGTGTGTGTGCATCACCTTTGGTTTTCGGACGAAGACTATTCAAAGTATGGCACGCGCATAAAGTGGAATCCTTCGGTAAAGACACGGCAAGACAGAGGAGCTCTTATGCAAGGCCTGCTAAAAGGAAAACTAGATGTGATAGCAACAGATCACGCTCCGCATCTGATAGAAGAAAAAGTAGGAGGAGCTTCGAAAGCAGCATCGGGAGGACCTTTGGTTCAACACTCATTGCAGATGATGCTGGAACTATCTAAAAAAGGAAAAATATCAAAAGAGCAGGTTGTAAATAAGATGTGCCACGCTCCTGCTGTAATGTTCCAAATACATAAACGAGGATACATCCGCAAAGGGTACTTTGCAGACCTTGTACTCGTAAACCCCAATAAACCATATACGATTACTAAAGATAATATTCTGTATAAATGCAAATGGGCTCCACTAGAGGGTGAAACAATGTCTACCACGATAGAAAAAACATTCTTGAACGGAAAAATTGCATTCGAAAACGGAGCCGTAAACGAAGTAAGAGGAGAAATGTTGAAGTTTGATCGATAA
- a CDS encoding AAA family ATPase, giving the protein MIKEIKIANYKSIVDIGVNLGRFNVLIGENGCGKSNILEGIALAAAASSDRLDFEYFQNRGVRVVEPKLMVSAFSNPKDDSIRILCREENKYQSFYFLSYDSSAKPPRWYNRIDYLDEIHTLGIIKALLRNKKKVYQIIPKIAELRKEICEFERIFDKDLFAVYENTMFKTQRIEDKNLFAQTLDRIIENYEEVSKACPNLYRYVRKEFIEKPILSDYLIYAPEESMLRSFSDYRTYPLGIRGEGLFRYLKEMSQRKDAKKFFKALKDNLAILDWFEGMNIPKSQISNDYTIQIKDQYIGETIKYFDQNSTNEGFLFLLFYTTLFISEDTPKFFAIDNLETSFNPKMCREITRRLIELAKKYDKQVLITTHNPSILDGLDINNEDERLFVIRRNLDGHTQVNRVEYKSKEKEDLPLSEAWLKGYLGGLPKNF; this is encoded by the coding sequence ATGATTAAAGAGATAAAGATTGCTAATTATAAATCGATAGTTGATATTGGAGTAAATTTAGGCAGATTTAATGTCTTAATTGGTGAAAATGGTTGTGGTAAATCTAACATATTAGAAGGGATAGCATTAGCAGCAGCAGCAAGTAGTGATAGGCTCGACTTTGAATATTTTCAGAATAGAGGAGTGCGTGTTGTCGAACCTAAACTTATGGTTTCAGCTTTTAGCAATCCAAAAGATGATTCAATAAGAATATTATGTCGAGAAGAGAATAAATATCAATCATTTTACTTTTTAAGTTATGATTCTTCTGCAAAGCCACCAAGATGGTATAATCGAATTGATTATTTAGATGAAATTCATACATTGGGAATTATAAAGGCTTTACTCAGAAATAAAAAGAAGGTTTATCAGATTATCCCTAAAATAGCTGAGTTAAGGAAAGAAATTTGTGAGTTTGAAAGGATATTTGATAAAGATTTATTTGCGGTTTATGAAAACACTATGTTTAAAACACAGAGAATTGAAGATAAGAATCTTTTTGCTCAAACATTGGATAGAATAATTGAGAATTACGAAGAGGTATCAAAAGCATGCCCTAATTTATATAGGTATGTCAGAAAGGAATTTATAGAAAAACCAATTCTTTCTGATTATCTAATTTATGCACCTGAAGAATCAATGTTACGCAGTTTTTCTGATTATAGGACATATCCTTTAGGAATTAGGGGAGAAGGCTTATTTAGATACCTGAAAGAAATGTCTCAGAGGAAAGATGCTAAGAAATTCTTTAAAGCATTAAAAGATAACCTTGCTATACTTGATTGGTTTGAAGGAATGAATATTCCAAAAAGCCAAATATCAAATGATTATACAATACAAATAAAAGACCAATATATAGGAGAAACGATAAAGTATTTTGACCAAAATAGTACAAATGAAGGATTTTTATTCCTTTTATTCTATACTACATTATTCATATCAGAAGACACTCCCAAATTTTTTGCTATAGATAATCTTGAAACTTCTTTCAATCCAAAAATGTGTAGAGAAATAACTCGGCGTCTAATTGAGTTGGCAAAAAAATATGATAAACAGGTATTAATAACAACACATAACCCTTCTATATTGGACGGTTTGGATATTAACAATGAAGATGAACGTTTATTTGTGATTAGACGGAATTTAGACGGGCATACACAAGTTAATCGTGTTGAATATAAATCAAAGGAAAAAGAAGATTTACCGTTATCTGAGGCTTGGCTGAAGGGATATTTAGGTGGATTACCTAAAAACTTTTAA
- a CDS encoding DUF2795 domain-containing protein, with protein MYWTLELASKLEDAPWPATKEELIDYAQRSGAPLEVIENLQEIEDEDEIFDTIEDIWPDYPSKEDFFFNEDEY; from the coding sequence ATGTACTGGACACTAGAATTGGCATCTAAACTAGAAGATGCACCATGGCCTGCAACAAAAGAGGAGTTGATTGACTATGCCCAACGTTCGGGTGCACCTCTTGAAGTAATAGAAAATCTACAGGAAATTGAGGATGAAGATGAAATCTTTGATACCATCGAAGACATCTGGCCTGATTATCCAAGCAAAGAAGATTTCTTTTTTAACGAGGATGAGTATTAA
- a CDS encoding cob(I)yrinic acid a,c-diamide adenosyltransferase, with amino-acid sequence MKKSGIYTKTGDKGTTSLVGGKRVIKAHVRLDAYGTTDELNSFVGFLTEKIEDEHDLKILSFIQHKLFTVGSYLATETEAMPPKAASIITDKDIATLENEMDKMDSELPQLRQFVLPGGSESAARAHICRTVCRRAERCVYKVKEEYPVDDLVLMFINRLSDYFFLLARKESNKKGNEIFWNQALI; translated from the coding sequence ATGAAGAAAAGTGGCATATATACCAAAACCGGAGACAAAGGAACAACTTCCCTTGTAGGAGGCAAACGTGTGATAAAGGCTCATGTGAGGCTTGATGCATATGGTACAACAGATGAGCTCAATTCGTTTGTCGGATTTCTTACAGAAAAGATAGAAGATGAGCACGACTTGAAAATATTATCTTTTATTCAGCATAAGTTGTTTACTGTAGGTTCTTATCTGGCAACGGAGACAGAAGCCATGCCACCCAAAGCTGCCAGCATCATTACAGACAAAGATATAGCCACCCTCGAGAATGAAATGGACAAGATGGATAGTGAGCTCCCTCAGTTGAGGCAATTTGTCTTACCGGGAGGAAGCGAATCGGCTGCGCGGGCACATATCTGCCGTACCGTTTGCCGACGTGCTGAACGTTGCGTATACAAAGTGAAGGAAGAATATCCGGTGGATGATCTGGTCTTAATGTTCATAAACAGGCTCTCCGACTACTTTTTCTTACTCGCTAGAAAAGAGAGCAATAAGAAAGGAAATGAAATATTTTGGAATCAGGCTTTGATATAA